The Azospirillum baldaniorum genome contains a region encoding:
- a CDS encoding MOSC domain-containing protein, with the protein MTETTITAVLVGKAAPFGPPGRTSAIAKSPVDGPRAVGPEGFLDDEQADRRVHGGPDKAIHHYPLDHHPAWRDELGGDVPLLGQPGAFGENLATLGLTEADVCVGDRFRAGTALLEVAQARQPCWKLNHRFAVPDMAKRVQTTGRTGWYYRVPEPGQIGPGDRLTLIERPYPQWTLARLLHLLYVDTQNRDALAEMASLPVLAQTWRTLAERRLTQGVEDWSKRLNGGD; encoded by the coding sequence GTGACCGAGACCACCATCACCGCCGTCCTCGTCGGCAAGGCCGCCCCCTTCGGCCCGCCGGGGCGGACCAGCGCCATCGCCAAGTCCCCGGTGGACGGCCCGCGCGCCGTCGGCCCCGAAGGCTTCCTGGACGACGAGCAGGCCGACCGCCGCGTCCATGGTGGGCCGGACAAGGCCATCCACCATTACCCGCTGGACCACCACCCGGCGTGGCGGGACGAGCTGGGCGGGGACGTGCCGCTGCTCGGCCAGCCCGGCGCCTTCGGCGAGAACCTCGCGACGCTGGGACTGACCGAGGCCGACGTCTGCGTCGGCGACCGCTTCCGCGCCGGCACCGCCCTGCTGGAGGTCGCCCAGGCCCGCCAGCCCTGCTGGAAGCTCAACCACCGCTTCGCCGTGCCGGACATGGCCAAGCGCGTCCAGACCACCGGGCGCACCGGCTGGTACTATCGCGTGCCGGAACCCGGCCAGATCGGCCCCGGCGACCGGCTGACCCTGATTGAGCGGCCCTACCCGCAATGGACGCTCGCCCGGCTGCTGCACCTCCTTTATGTGGACACGCAGAACCGCGACGCCCTGGCGGAAATGGCCTCCCTGCCCGTGCTGGCCCAGACGTGGCGGACGCTGGCCGAACGCCGGCTGACCCAGGGCGTCGAGGATTGGAGCAAACGCCTGAACGGCGGCGACTGA
- a CDS encoding MFS transporter: MSHITRRLVWFLGVSQLLCWGISYYLIAIFGNPMAADLGLSLPVAFGGFTAALLVMGVVSGSVGRAIDRWGGRPVMVIGSLLTAAGCLGLASSTGLVSYYASWLVLGLAMRASLYEAAFAALARLGGPLARVPISQITLLGGLASTVLWPVGQAMADAWGWRGALVAYAVIALLTIPLHAAIPSDRYVRPPVPAGTEPAGPAGPRRRAWVAPVFYMVMTTAVGVLTSAMSAHMIGILVGLGAAPAAAVWISTVRGVGQSSARLCEVLSGGRLHPTALALIACGLPLPGFLIGLWSGEALVAGVAFSLLFGAGAGLATIVRGTLPLVLFDPQSYGRTVGRLLVPSFYAAALAPMGYAVIIERAGETAALLLSAVLALVAVGAAGVLWATARR; this comes from the coding sequence ATGTCGCACATCACCCGCCGGCTGGTCTGGTTCCTCGGCGTCTCGCAGCTGCTGTGCTGGGGGATTTCCTATTACCTGATCGCCATCTTCGGAAACCCCATGGCCGCCGACCTGGGCCTGAGCCTGCCGGTGGCCTTCGGCGGCTTTACGGCGGCGCTGCTGGTCATGGGGGTGGTGTCGGGCAGCGTCGGGCGGGCCATCGACCGCTGGGGCGGCCGCCCGGTGATGGTCATCGGCTCGCTGCTGACGGCGGCGGGGTGTCTGGGGCTGGCCTCCTCGACGGGGCTGGTGAGCTATTACGCGTCCTGGCTGGTGCTGGGTCTGGCGATGCGGGCGAGCCTCTACGAGGCGGCCTTCGCCGCCCTGGCCCGGCTGGGCGGGCCGCTGGCGCGGGTGCCGATCTCGCAGATCACGCTGCTGGGCGGGCTGGCCTCCACCGTGCTGTGGCCGGTGGGGCAGGCGATGGCCGACGCCTGGGGCTGGCGCGGCGCTCTGGTCGCCTACGCCGTCATCGCGCTTCTGACGATCCCGCTGCACGCCGCCATCCCGTCCGACCGCTACGTGCGCCCGCCGGTGCCGGCCGGGACAGAGCCCGCCGGACCCGCGGGCCCGCGACGGCGGGCCTGGGTGGCGCCTGTGTTCTACATGGTGATGACCACGGCGGTCGGTGTGCTGACCTCGGCGATGTCGGCGCACATGATCGGCATCCTGGTCGGGCTGGGGGCGGCGCCCGCCGCGGCGGTGTGGATCTCCACGGTGCGCGGCGTCGGCCAGTCCTCGGCCCGGCTGTGCGAGGTTCTGTCCGGCGGCCGCCTGCATCCCACCGCCCTGGCGCTCATCGCCTGCGGCCTGCCGCTGCCCGGCTTCCTCATCGGTTTGTGGAGCGGCGAGGCGCTGGTCGCCGGCGTCGCGTTCTCCCTGCTGTTCGGGGCGGGGGCCGGGCTGGCGACGATCGTGCGCGGCACGCTGCCGCTTGTGCTGTTCGACCCGCAGAGCTACGGTCGGACGGTCGGGCGGTTGCTGGTGCCGAGCTTCTACGCCGCCGCCCTGGCACCGATGGGCTACGCGGTCATCATCGAGCGGGCCGGGGAAACGGCGGCGCTTCTGCTCTCCGCCGTCCTGGCGCTGGTGGCGGTGGGTGCTGCGGGCGTGCTGTGGGCGACCGCCCGCCGCTGA
- a CDS encoding LysR substrate-binding domain-containing protein, giving the protein MSSRFPPLNALRAFVAAARHSSFRLAAEELNVTPGAVSRQIRSLELFLGVPLFDRSQRQVRLTEAGARYFTRIADLFTEIQQATDTLLDGDGRRTLRVDCIPTFAMHWLLPRLPLFQQRFPELAVSLSTAPGPIDTGRPFDYAIRRDPAHFAGLKPLPLMREHCVPVCSPSLPGLETLRSPADLTRRTVITIRARADLLPAWSAAHGLELDAFRNRMEVDHTYFAIQAAEEGLGVAIVPRLFVERPLETGRLTAPLGAEGVVSGHYYLLESRQRGHTEAPAFPDWLREQAAAASTQGR; this is encoded by the coding sequence ATGTCCTCCCGCTTCCCGCCCCTGAACGCCCTGCGCGCCTTCGTCGCCGCCGCCCGCCATTCCAGCTTCCGCCTCGCCGCGGAGGAGCTGAACGTCACCCCCGGCGCGGTCAGCCGCCAGATCCGCAGCCTGGAACTCTTCCTCGGCGTTCCCCTGTTCGACCGCAGTCAACGGCAGGTCCGGCTGACCGAGGCCGGGGCGCGCTACTTCACCCGCATCGCCGACCTGTTCACCGAGATCCAGCAGGCGACCGACACGCTGCTCGACGGCGACGGGCGGCGGACGCTGCGGGTGGACTGCATCCCGACCTTCGCCATGCACTGGCTGCTGCCGCGCCTGCCCCTGTTCCAGCAGCGCTTTCCGGAGCTGGCGGTGTCGCTGTCCACCGCCCCCGGGCCGATCGACACCGGCCGTCCCTTCGACTACGCCATCCGCCGCGATCCCGCCCATTTCGCCGGGCTGAAGCCGCTGCCCCTGATGCGCGAGCATTGCGTGCCGGTGTGCAGCCCCTCCTTGCCGGGGCTGGAGACGCTGCGCAGCCCCGCCGACCTGACCCGCCGCACGGTCATCACCATCCGCGCCCGCGCCGACCTGCTGCCGGCCTGGAGCGCGGCACACGGGCTGGAGCTGGACGCCTTCCGCAACCGGATGGAGGTCGACCACACCTACTTCGCCATCCAGGCGGCGGAGGAGGGGCTGGGCGTCGCCATCGTGCCGCGGCTGTTCGTGGAGCGCCCGCTGGAGACCGGCCGGCTGACCGCCCCGCTGGGGGCCGAAGGGGTGGTGTCCGGCCATTACTACCTGCTGGAAAGCCGCCAGCGCGGCCACACCGAGGCGCCGGCCTTCCCCGACTGGCTGCGCGAACAGGCCGCCGCCGCGTCAACGCAGGGCCGATAA
- the purQ gene encoding phosphoribosylformylglycinamidine synthase subunit PurQ translates to MKAAVIVFPGSNRERDAVAALEAASGTKPHLVWHRDTELPKVDLILVPGGFSYGDYLRSGAMAAHSPIMREVKARADQGVRVLGICNGFQIITEAGLLPGALMRNAKLKFICRTVHLRVENTDSPFTAKYRKGQIVRYPVAHGDGNYWTDAETVKRLDGEGQVAFRYVSDEGDAAPRWNRNDWNPNGSLDNIAGIFNAKRTVLGLMPHPEDAVSAFHGNTDGKPMFDGLVEALS, encoded by the coding sequence ATGAAGGCCGCCGTCATCGTTTTCCCCGGCTCCAACCGCGAACGCGACGCCGTCGCCGCGCTGGAGGCCGCCAGCGGAACCAAGCCGCATCTGGTCTGGCACCGCGACACCGAACTGCCCAAGGTCGATCTCATCCTCGTGCCGGGCGGCTTCTCCTATGGCGACTATCTGCGCTCCGGCGCCATGGCGGCGCACTCGCCGATCATGCGCGAGGTCAAGGCGCGGGCCGATCAGGGCGTGCGGGTGCTCGGCATCTGCAACGGCTTCCAGATCATCACCGAGGCGGGGCTGCTGCCCGGCGCGCTGATGCGCAACGCCAAGCTGAAGTTCATCTGCCGCACCGTGCATCTGCGGGTGGAGAACACGGACAGCCCCTTCACGGCCAAGTACCGCAAGGGCCAGATCGTCCGCTACCCGGTGGCGCACGGCGACGGCAACTACTGGACCGACGCCGAGACGGTGAAGCGGCTGGACGGCGAGGGCCAGGTGGCCTTCCGCTACGTCAGCGACGAGGGCGACGCCGCCCCGCGCTGGAACCGGAACGACTGGAACCCGAACGGTTCGCTGGACAACATCGCCGGCATCTTCAACGCCAAGCGCACCGTGCTCGGCCTGATGCCGCACCCCGAGGACGCGGTGTCCGCCTTCCATGGCAACACCGACGGCAAGCCCATGTTCGATGGTCTGGTGGAGGCCCTGTCGTGA
- the purL gene encoding phosphoribosylformylglycinamidine synthase subunit PurL produces MAREFGLSEGEYNNALEILGRQPTYTELGIISVMWSEHCSYKSSKKWLMTLPTTGPQVICGPGENAGVVDAGDGDAIIFKMESHNHPSYIEPFQGAATGVGGILRDVFTMGARPIANMNALRFGAPEHPKTRHLVSGVVAGIAHYGNCVGVPTIGGETNFHPAYNGNILVNAMTVGVAKADRIFYSAAAGIGNPVVYVGSKTGRDGIHGATMASAEFSEDSEEKRPTVQVGDPFTEKLLIEACLELMETDAIVAIQDMGAAGLTSSSVEMAGKGGLGIELVLDDVPMREEGMTPYEIMLSESQERMLIILKPGREEVAKAIFDKWELDFAVIGTLTDNGKLVIKMHGQTWCDMPIAPVSNASPLYDRPWEPTPAAAELEDAVRALPADKSLGDILETIMSCPDQASKRWIWEQYDSLVNGDTRFMSGQADAGVVRLPGQSKGIAVTTDCTPRYCLADPVRGGAQAVAEAYRNLSAVGALPLAVTDNMNFGNPEKPRIMGQFVGAIQGMADACRALDFPVVSGNVSLYNETNGEAILPTPAIGAVGLLPDAMIAVGIAFKNEGDSILLVGEGTGHLGQSLYLREILGREDGPPPPVDLAVERRNGEFVRGLIAEGLVVSSHDIQDGGLLVTVAEMAMAGGIGANLSGLDGADAGTLFGEDQGRYVLAVRADKAAAVQEKAKAAGVPVSVLGKTNGTALTGRGGEAITIARLKKANEAWLPGYMAAAE; encoded by the coding sequence ATGGCCCGCGAGTTCGGCCTGTCCGAAGGGGAATACAACAACGCCCTGGAGATCCTGGGGCGCCAGCCGACCTACACGGAGCTGGGCATCATCTCGGTGATGTGGTCGGAGCATTGCTCCTACAAGTCGTCGAAGAAGTGGCTGATGACGCTGCCGACCACCGGCCCGCAGGTCATCTGCGGCCCCGGCGAGAACGCCGGCGTGGTCGATGCCGGCGACGGCGACGCCATCATCTTCAAGATGGAGAGCCACAACCACCCGTCCTACATCGAGCCCTTCCAGGGCGCGGCGACGGGCGTGGGCGGCATCCTGCGCGACGTGTTCACCATGGGCGCCCGGCCCATCGCGAACATGAACGCGCTGCGCTTCGGCGCGCCCGAGCATCCCAAGACCCGCCATCTGGTGTCGGGCGTGGTCGCCGGCATCGCCCATTACGGCAACTGCGTCGGCGTGCCGACGATCGGCGGCGAGACCAACTTCCACCCGGCCTACAACGGCAACATCCTCGTCAACGCGATGACCGTGGGCGTCGCCAAGGCCGACCGGATCTTCTATTCGGCCGCCGCGGGCATCGGCAACCCGGTGGTCTATGTCGGCTCCAAGACGGGCCGCGACGGCATCCACGGCGCCACCATGGCGTCGGCCGAGTTCAGCGAGGATTCGGAGGAGAAGCGCCCGACCGTGCAGGTCGGCGACCCCTTCACCGAGAAGCTGCTGATCGAGGCCTGCCTGGAGCTGATGGAGACGGACGCCATTGTCGCCATCCAGGACATGGGTGCGGCCGGTCTCACCTCCTCCTCGGTCGAGATGGCCGGCAAGGGCGGGCTCGGCATCGAGCTGGTGCTCGACGACGTGCCGATGCGCGAGGAGGGGATGACCCCCTACGAGATCATGCTCTCCGAAAGCCAGGAGCGCATGCTGATCATCCTGAAGCCCGGCCGCGAGGAGGTCGCCAAAGCGATCTTCGACAAGTGGGAGCTGGACTTCGCCGTGATCGGCACGCTGACCGACAACGGCAAGCTGGTCATCAAGATGCACGGCCAGACCTGGTGCGACATGCCGATCGCGCCGGTCTCCAACGCCTCGCCGCTCTACGACCGCCCGTGGGAGCCGACCCCGGCCGCCGCGGAGCTGGAGGACGCCGTGCGCGCCCTGCCGGCCGACAAGTCGCTGGGCGACATCCTGGAAACGATCATGTCCTGCCCCGATCAGGCCTCCAAGCGCTGGATCTGGGAGCAGTATGACAGCCTCGTGAACGGCGACACCCGCTTCATGTCCGGTCAGGCCGACGCGGGCGTGGTGCGGTTGCCCGGCCAGAGCAAGGGCATCGCCGTCACCACCGACTGCACCCCGCGCTACTGCCTCGCCGATCCGGTGCGCGGCGGCGCCCAGGCGGTGGCAGAGGCCTACCGCAACCTGTCCGCCGTCGGCGCCCTGCCGCTCGCCGTCACCGACAACATGAACTTCGGCAACCCCGAGAAGCCGCGGATCATGGGCCAGTTCGTCGGCGCCATCCAGGGCATGGCCGACGCCTGCCGCGCGCTGGACTTCCCGGTCGTGTCGGGCAACGTGTCGCTCTACAACGAGACCAACGGCGAGGCGATCCTGCCGACCCCGGCCATCGGCGCCGTCGGCCTGCTGCCGGACGCCATGATCGCCGTCGGCATCGCCTTCAAGAACGAGGGCGACAGCATCCTGCTCGTCGGCGAGGGCACCGGCCATCTCGGCCAGTCGCTCTACCTGCGGGAGATCCTGGGCCGCGAGGACGGCCCGCCGCCGCCGGTCGATCTGGCGGTGGAGCGCCGCAACGGCGAGTTCGTCCGCGGCCTGATCGCCGAGGGTCTGGTGGTGTCGAGCCACGACATCCAGGACGGCGGTCTGCTGGTCACCGTGGCCGAGATGGCCATGGCCGGCGGCATCGGCGCCAACCTGTCGGGCCTCGACGGCGCCGACGCCGGCACCCTGTTCGGCGAGGACCAGGGCCGCTACGTCCTGGCCGTCCGCGCCGACAAGGCCGCCGCGGTGCAGGAGAAGGCCAAGGCGGCCGGCGTGCCGGTGAGCGTGCTCGGCAAGACCAACGGCACGGCCCTGACCGGCCGTGGCGGGGAGGCGATCACCATCGCCCGCCTGAAGAAGGCCAACGAGGCCTGGCTGCCCGGCTACATGGCCGCCGCCGAGTGA
- a CDS encoding BolA family protein — MAMEAAVIEKLIREGIPDATVEIADLRGDGDHYAALVTSAAFKGKSRVQQHQMVYAALQGKMGGELHALALTTAVPEGV, encoded by the coding sequence ATGGCGATGGAAGCCGCGGTGATCGAGAAGCTCATCAGGGAAGGCATCCCGGACGCGACCGTGGAAATCGCCGACCTGCGCGGCGACGGCGACCATTACGCCGCGCTGGTCACCTCCGCCGCCTTCAAGGGCAAGTCGCGCGTGCAGCAGCACCAGATGGTCTACGCCGCCCTCCAGGGCAAGATGGGCGGGGAGTTGCACGCCCTGGCCCTGACCACCGCCGTGCCGGAAGGCGTGTAG
- the grxD gene encoding Grx4 family monothiol glutaredoxin gives MVDQNVKDRIEQDIKGNDVVLYMKGTPVFPQCGFSAAVVQVLSTVGVKFKGINILEDPGLRQGLKDYSNWPTFPQLYVKGELVGGCDIVREMYESGELQSLLADKGVATGANA, from the coding sequence ATGGTTGACCAGAACGTCAAGGATCGCATCGAGCAAGACATCAAGGGCAACGATGTCGTGCTGTACATGAAGGGCACGCCCGTCTTCCCGCAGTGCGGCTTTTCCGCCGCCGTCGTCCAGGTGCTCAGCACCGTCGGCGTGAAGTTCAAGGGCATCAACATCCTGGAGGACCCGGGCCTGCGCCAGGGCCTGAAGGACTACTCGAACTGGCCGACCTTCCCGCAGCTCTACGTCAAGGGCGAGCTGGTCGGCGGCTGCGACATCGTGCGCGAGATGTACGAGTCGGGCGAGCTGCAGTCGCTGCTGGCCGACAAGGGCGTCGCGACGGGCGCCAACGCCTGA
- the rarD gene encoding EamA family transporter RarD, whose translation MAQTPSPSSPQADGRNPATLGFAAALTAFLIWGGVAPIFFKQLGNVGAVEVVAHRVLWTVVLVGLWLVPTRGLSGIVRGVGSWRRLGIFLVTTALIGSNWTIFIWAVNNGHLVQSSLGYYINPIINVLLGMAFLQERLSKRQGVAVVIAAVGVLSLVLSYGEIPWVALSLALTFGVYALVRKKAAIDPVIGLLVETVLLVPPAIAYLLWLGAHGLGNFGVHGLGTDLLIILTGPVTAIPLVLFMVGAARLKLSTIGILQYISPTGQLLLGVAVYGEAFTSSHLLAFVCIWVALALYSADALFTHRAARAEQNRAEQARIAACRAD comes from the coding sequence ATGGCCCAGACTCCCTCCCCCTCCTCGCCGCAGGCCGACGGGCGCAACCCCGCCACCCTGGGCTTCGCCGCCGCCCTGACCGCCTTCCTGATCTGGGGAGGGGTGGCGCCGATCTTCTTCAAGCAGCTCGGCAACGTCGGGGCGGTGGAGGTCGTCGCCCACCGGGTGCTGTGGACCGTGGTGCTGGTCGGGCTGTGGCTGGTGCCGACGCGCGGCCTGTCCGGCATCGTGCGCGGGGTGGGAAGCTGGCGGCGGCTGGGCATCTTCCTGGTGACGACGGCGCTGATCGGCAGCAACTGGACCATCTTCATCTGGGCCGTGAACAATGGCCATTTGGTGCAGTCCAGCCTCGGCTACTACATCAACCCGATCATCAACGTGCTGCTCGGCATGGCCTTCCTTCAGGAGCGGCTGTCGAAGCGGCAGGGCGTGGCGGTCGTGATCGCGGCGGTGGGCGTGCTGAGCCTCGTCCTGTCCTACGGGGAGATTCCCTGGGTGGCGCTGTCGCTGGCCTTGACCTTCGGCGTCTACGCGCTGGTCCGCAAGAAGGCCGCCATCGACCCGGTGATCGGGCTGCTGGTGGAAACGGTGCTGCTGGTGCCGCCGGCCATCGCCTATCTGCTGTGGCTCGGCGCCCATGGGCTGGGGAACTTCGGTGTCCACGGGCTGGGCACCGACCTGCTGATCATCCTGACCGGCCCGGTGACCGCCATCCCGCTGGTGCTGTTCATGGTCGGCGCCGCCCGGCTGAAGCTGTCGACCATCGGCATCCTGCAATACATCAGCCCGACCGGGCAGCTCCTGCTCGGCGTCGCGGTCTATGGGGAGGCCTTCACCTCCTCCCATCTCCTGGCCTTCGTGTGCATCTGGGTGGCGCTGGCGCTCTATTCGGCGGACGCGCTGTTCACCCACCGGGCGGCCCGCGCCGAACAGAACCGGGCAGAGCAGGCCCGCATCGCCGCCTGCCGCGCCGATTGA
- a CDS encoding TetR/AcrR family transcriptional regulator: MDKTNTPDTAPAIDDGCCAAGTDAPARKRDREATKGVLLDAAKMVFAERGFDAATTRDIAGRAGVNEQLIQRYFSGKAGLLLAVVERYGREEGSGCAMPPPGDDLEEDLAAFLLHQLRHAWKCRDFTRVMLARALVDPDIANEMARTLSESRIPCLLSRLEIFRERGAIAADADLAHVAAGIATLSFGLGFLDQVVFGRCPDRVNEVVKTLAHTMAHGLAPRA, translated from the coding sequence GTGGACAAGACCAACACCCCGGACACCGCCCCGGCGATCGACGACGGCTGTTGCGCCGCCGGGACCGACGCGCCCGCGCGCAAGCGCGACCGCGAAGCGACCAAGGGCGTGCTGCTGGACGCGGCCAAGATGGTGTTCGCCGAGCGCGGCTTCGACGCCGCGACCACGCGCGACATCGCCGGCCGCGCGGGTGTGAACGAGCAGTTGATCCAGCGCTATTTCTCGGGCAAGGCCGGCCTGTTGCTCGCCGTCGTGGAGCGCTACGGGCGCGAGGAGGGGAGCGGCTGCGCCATGCCGCCGCCCGGCGACGATCTGGAGGAGGATTTGGCGGCCTTCCTGCTGCACCAGCTCCGCCACGCCTGGAAGTGCCGCGACTTCACGCGGGTGATGCTGGCGCGCGCGCTGGTCGATCCGGACATCGCGAACGAAATGGCGCGCACCCTGTCGGAAAGCCGCATTCCCTGCCTGCTCAGCCGGCTGGAGATCTTTCGCGAGCGCGGCGCGATCGCGGCGGACGCCGACCTCGCCCACGTCGCGGCGGGCATCGCCACGCTCAGCTTCGGGCTGGGCTTCCTCGATCAGGTGGTCTTCGGACGCTGCCCGGACCGTGTCAACGAGGTGGTGAAGACGCTCGCCCACACCATGGCCCACGGCCTTGCGCCGCGGGCTTGA
- a CDS encoding alkene reductase translates to MTTADLFTPLRLGSMELPNRVIMAPMTRSRAGEGNVPTPLMADYYGQRASAGLIITEATQVSATAQGYPSTPGIHTDAQTLAWRRIAEEVHAKGGLIAAQLWHVGRISHTEFQPNGALPVAPSAIAAAGESYTSKGLVPFPTPRALETDEIPGLVKAFADAAKRAVFDAGLDGVEIHGANGYLIDQFLRDRSNKRTDRYGGGVENRARFLLEIVDAVTTAVGPGRVGVRLSPTGTFNDMADSDPRALYTHVTEVLNPFGLAFLHVIEGQPGHHMAPPEGAPHLAAELRRIFKGPFIINGGYSKEQAEAAIAAGAADAVSFGEPFIANPDLPERFRRNAALNTPDKASYYGGDARGYTDYPALETADA, encoded by the coding sequence ATGACCACCGCCGATCTGTTCACGCCGCTGCGTCTTGGCTCCATGGAGCTGCCGAACCGCGTCATCATGGCGCCGATGACCCGCAGCCGCGCGGGCGAGGGCAACGTCCCCACTCCGCTGATGGCCGACTATTACGGCCAGCGCGCCTCCGCCGGCCTCATCATCACCGAGGCGACGCAGGTCTCGGCCACCGCCCAGGGCTATCCCAGCACGCCGGGCATCCACACCGACGCGCAGACGCTCGCCTGGCGCCGCATCGCGGAGGAGGTCCACGCCAAGGGTGGCCTGATCGCCGCGCAGCTCTGGCACGTCGGCCGCATCTCCCACACGGAATTCCAGCCGAACGGCGCCCTGCCGGTCGCCCCCTCGGCCATCGCCGCCGCCGGCGAGTCCTACACCAGCAAGGGTCTGGTGCCCTTCCCCACCCCGCGCGCCCTGGAGACCGACGAGATTCCCGGTCTGGTCAAGGCCTTCGCCGACGCCGCCAAGCGCGCGGTGTTCGACGCCGGGCTGGACGGCGTGGAGATCCACGGCGCCAACGGCTATCTGATCGACCAGTTCCTGCGCGACCGCAGCAACAAGCGCACCGACCGCTACGGCGGCGGCGTGGAGAACCGGGCGCGCTTCCTGTTGGAGATCGTGGACGCGGTGACCACCGCCGTCGGCCCCGGCCGCGTCGGCGTCCGTCTGTCGCCGACCGGCACCTTCAACGACATGGCGGACAGCGACCCGCGGGCGCTCTACACCCACGTCACCGAGGTGCTGAACCCCTTCGGCCTCGCCTTCCTGCACGTCATCGAAGGTCAGCCGGGCCACCACATGGCCCCGCCGGAAGGCGCCCCGCACCTCGCGGCGGAGTTGCGCCGGATCTTCAAGGGCCCCTTCATCATCAATGGCGGCTACAGCAAGGAACAGGCCGAGGCGGCCATCGCCGCCGGCGCGGCGGACGCGGTGAGCTTCGGCGAGCCCTTCATCGCCAACCCGGACCTGCCGGAGCGTTTCCGCCGCAACGCGGCGCTGAACACGCCGGACAAGGCCAGCTACTACGGCGGCGACGCCCGCGGCTACACCGACTATCCGGCGCTGGAAACGGCCGACGCCTGA
- a CDS encoding type II toxin-antitoxin system PemK/MazF family toxin gives MIFDRWSVVVLPFPFTDLGTAKRRPALVLSSADFQQAHGHILCGMVTSAAHSAWPSDVELTAYAEAGLKKPCKFRCKLFTLQDDLVLYGLGMLAEADRLAVPW, from the coding sequence ATGATCTTTGACCGCTGGTCCGTGGTGGTCCTTCCCTTTCCCTTCACGGACCTCGGTACAGCCAAGCGGCGGCCCGCGCTGGTTCTCTCGTCGGCGGACTTTCAGCAGGCTCATGGCCACATCCTGTGCGGCATGGTCACGAGTGCTGCGCACAGCGCGTGGCCTTCGGATGTCGAACTGACCGCCTATGCGGAGGCTGGTCTGAAGAAACCCTGCAAGTTCCGCTGCAAGCTTTTTACGCTTCAAGATGATCTGGTGCTCTATGGGCTCGGCATGCTGGCCGAGGCCGACCGGCTGGCCGTGCCGTGGTGA
- a CDS encoding AbrB/MazE/SpoVT family DNA-binding domain-containing protein codes for MAAGATVVEHRVMETAMHISRLAADNRALIPQDVRDALGLKEGDPILFSVKDGQAVIRKAPIVDTAYLKALEGSLSEWASPEDDEAFDDL; via the coding sequence GTGGCCGCCGGTGCTACTGTCGTGGAGCACCGGGTGATGGAGACGGCAATGCACATCTCGCGGCTGGCCGCCGACAACAGGGCGCTGATTCCCCAGGACGTCCGCGATGCCTTGGGCTTGAAGGAAGGAGACCCGATCCTGTTTTCCGTGAAGGACGGGCAGGCGGTGATCCGCAAGGCGCCCATCGTCGATACCGCTTATCTGAAAGCGCTGGAAGGCAGTCTGTCGGAATGGGCCTCGCCCGAGGACGACGAGGCGTTCGATGATCTTTGA
- the rpsD gene encoding 30S ribosomal protein S4 codes for MAKRQQSKYKIDRRLGVNLWGRGKSPINKREYGPGQHGQRRKKPSDYGLQLMAKQKLKGYYGNIGEKQFRRIYAEAVRRKGDTGENLVGLLERRLDAVVYRMKFAPTPFAARQIINHGHILVNGRRLNIPSAQIKEGDTIEVRAKSKQMALILEATASGERDTPDYLEVDTGALKGRFVRVPLLADIPYPVQMEPNLVVEFYSR; via the coding sequence ATGGCCAAGCGTCAACAGTCCAAGTACAAGATCGACCGCCGCCTCGGCGTCAACCTCTGGGGCCGTGGCAAGTCGCCGATCAACAAGCGTGAGTATGGCCCCGGCCAGCACGGCCAGCGCCGCAAGAAGCCGTCCGACTACGGCCTGCAGCTCATGGCGAAGCAGAAGCTGAAGGGCTACTACGGCAACATCGGCGAGAAGCAGTTCCGCCGCATCTACGCCGAGGCCGTGCGCCGCAAGGGCGACACCGGCGAGAACCTGGTGGGCCTGCTGGAGCGCCGCCTGGACGCGGTGGTCTACCGCATGAAGTTCGCGCCGACCCCGTTCGCCGCGCGCCAGATCATCAACCATGGCCACATCCTGGTCAACGGCCGCCGCCTGAACATCCCGTCGGCCCAGATCAAGGAAGGCGACACCATCGAGGTGCGCGCCAAGTCCAAGCAGATGGCCCTCATCCTCGAGGCCACGGCCTCGGGTGAGCGCGACACCCCGGACTACCTGGAAGTCGACACGGGCGCCCTGAAGGGCCGCTTCGTCCGCGTCCCGCTGCTGGCCGACATTCCGTACCCGGTCCAGATGGAACCGAACCTGGTCGTCGAGTTCTACTCGCGCTGA